The Brachyspira hampsonii genomic interval CTGGGAATTTATTGCTAAGGCATTTAATTTGAAATATTATTGTATAGATAAAAAAGAAAATATTAATAATATGTTGGATGAAATTTTAAATATAAATGGTCCCATATTTTGTAATGTAATCTTAGAAAAAGATTATTTATTTTTGCCAAAAATTTCATCTAAGGAACTTCCTAATGGTAAAATGGTAAGCCGTTCATTAGAAGATATGACTCCCCTACTTTCTAAAGAAGAATTAGGTGAAAATATTTATAAAGGATAATTTATGGTATTGCAAAGAATATGTCCTATATGTAATTGTGAAAAAGGTGAAAATCTTTATGAAATAAATTTTGCTAAAGCTAAAGATGAATTTGTACCAGAACATTATGATATAGTTGCCTGTAATAATTGCGGATTTATTTTTAATAATACAACTTGGACTCAAAAAGATTATGATAAATATTATTCAGATACTACAAAATATTCATCTAATTTTACTTCAGGTGCTGGTGGATTGTCAAATTTAGATAAGATAAGATATAATGCTATAATAGATAGAATAGAAAAATTTATTTGTAAAGATAGTAGTATACTTGATATTGGTTGTGCTAAGGGAGGACTTCTAAGAACTTTTCAAAATAGAGGATATCGTAATCTATATGGTATTGAATCTTCTAAGGAAGCTATAGAAAATCTGAAACAATATAATATAGGGGGAGAAGTTTCTAGTATTTTTGATTTAAAAAATATTGACAAAAAATTTGATGTTGTAATATTAAGCCAAGTTTTAGAGCATATATATGACTTAAAAAATGTAAAGTATATATTAGAGAATATATTAAATGATAATGGTATATTATATATAGATATTCCTGATGGTACATCGTATATAAAAAATAAGTTAGCAGCATATTATTATTTTGATTTGGAGCATATAAATCATTTTTCATTAATTACATTAGAATATTTATTTGATAACTTTAAATTAGTAGAAAAAGATTCATTTTATTTTGATAATGTTTCAAATATAAAATCATATATAATATATGGTATATTTAAAAAAGTAACCAATAAAATTGTTAACAAATTAAAAGATAATGAAGCTATAAATAAAATGAAAGAATATATAAATTATAGTAATAAAATAGATAAATATAATATAGATAATATAGATAATACTAAGTTAACTTATTGTTGGGGATTTGGAGCATTGTTAAGAAGGATATTATTAGATAAAAAATATTTTTCTAATTGTAATATTGATGGTATAATAGATAAGAATGAGACTTTTGCTGGTAAGAAGAT includes:
- a CDS encoding class I SAM-dependent methyltransferase; translated protein: MVLQRICPICNCEKGENLYEINFAKAKDEFVPEHYDIVACNNCGFIFNNTTWTQKDYDKYYSDTTKYSSNFTSGAGGLSNLDKIRYNAIIDRIEKFICKDSSILDIGCAKGGLLRTFQNRGYRNLYGIESSKEAIENLKQYNIGGEVSSIFDLKNIDKKFDVVILSQVLEHIYDLKNVKYILENILNDNGILYIDIPDGTSYIKNKLAAYYYFDLEHINHFSLITLEYLFDNFKLVEKDSFYFDNVSNIKSYIIYGIFKKVTNKIVNKLKDNEAINKMKEYINYSNKIDKYNIDNIDNTKLTYCWGFGALLRRILLDKKYFSNCNIDGIIDKNETFAGKKIIDHKGNKIEVFTPNILKNTDNVIITSVLYSEIIKQDLLNDLNFNGKIYELRAEQSRAEQSRAEQSRAEQSRAEQSRAEQSRAEQSRAEQSRAEQSRAELIFNNYYKEVA